A window from Fragaria vesca subsp. vesca linkage group LG5, FraVesHawaii_1.0, whole genome shotgun sequence encodes these proteins:
- the LOC101313892 gene encoding mitochondrial inner membrane protein OXA1-like, which produces MAYWRGLSSRATIVARRKQHHPFIYHLHDNDVVSEPSPSPNTNHFLTQKRFFGSTLDYKVSGFGGFGRNQRVSNALLLSAAGFGFGRNMSTASGGGFGDVPELLSEAVTKQLPAVNEVAIAAADSYLPVKGLQYLIDYVHTTSGLNWWAAIVVTTLLIRSCTVPLLVNQLKATAKLTLMRPRLEELKEEMESKGMDLEAKLEYQKKIKMLFKEYGCSPLTPLKGLFIQAPVFISFFLAISNMAEKVPSFKDGGAYWFVDLTTPDPMYIFPILAGLTFLITVECNLQEGMEGNPVAKTMKNVSRGMAVLTVPFTMSFPKAVFCYWVTSNLFSLGYGFVVKNPFVKKTLGLPNMPPPAPQPQGSQQSAFSLFSQMKQLAATPESASSTVQPAKIQDRRTSSTSDLSQRIKSLEKKVKGKKRNKKR; this is translated from the exons ATGGCTTACTGGCGAGGCCTCTCGTCTAGAGCCACCATCGTAGCTCGGCGAAAGCAGCACCATCCCTTTATCTATCACCTACACGACAACGACGTCGTTTCGGAGCCCTCTCCTTCCCCGAACACCAATCATTTCCTGACCCAAAAGCGCTTCTTTGGAAGCACTTTGGATTATAAAGTTTCGGGCTTTGGGGGGTTTGGTCGGAATCAGAGGGTTTCTAATGCTTTGCTTTTGTCGGCGGCGGGATTTGGGTTTGGTCGGAATATGTCAACGGCGAGTGGGGGAGGGTTTGGTGATGTCCCGGAGCTTCTGTCGGAAGCTGTTACCAAACAGCTGCCGGCGGTGAATGAGGTGGCGATTGCGGCGGCTGATTCTTACTTGCCGGTGAAGGGCTTGCAGTACTTGATTGATTATGTTCACACTACATCTGGGTTGAACTG GTGGGCTGCCATAGTGGTAACAACTCTTTTGATTCGGAGCTGCACGGTTCCTCTCCTAGTGAACCAACTTAAAGCAACCGCAAAACTCACT CTCATGAGGCCACGCCTTGAGGAACTTAAGGAAGAGATGGAAAGCAAG GGTATGGATCTTGAAGCTAAGCTTGAATATCAAAAGAAAATTAAGATGCTGTTCAAGGA ATATGGCTGTAGTCCTTTAACTCCACTGAAGGGACTCTTTATACAAGCTCCTGTGTTCATCAGCTTTTTCCTAGCA ATATCGAATATGGCAGAGAAAGTGCCATCGTTTAAAGATGGCGGTGCCTATTGGTTTGTGGATCTGACAACTCCTGATCCTATGTACATATTTCCAATTTTGGCAGGATTGACATTCTTAATAACTGTGGAG TGCAATCTGCAAGAAGGTATGGAGGGAAATCCTGTTGCTAAAACCATGAAGAATGTTTCAAGAGGCATGGCAGTTCTTACAGTTCCATTTACTATGAGTTTCCCAAAG GCTGTATTTTGTTACTGGGTTACATCCAACTTGTTTTCGCTTGGATATGGATTTG TGGTGAAAAATCCTTTCGTGAAGAAGACACTGGGTCTTCCCAACATGCCTCCTCCTGCTCCTCAACCGCAAGGATCACAACAATCGGCATTCTCATTGTTTTCACAAATGAAACAGCTGGCTGCAACCCCAGAGTCCGCCTCATCAACCGTTCAACCAGCAAAGATTCAAGACCGGAGAACATCGTCGACATCAGATCTCAGTCAAAGGATTAAAAGTTTAGAGAAAAAAGTAAAGGGAAAAAAGAGAAACAAGAAGAGGTAG
- the LOC101314180 gene encoding probable non-specific lipid-transfer protein-like — MSHVTKIVAFLVIVLVSESAMGAPDCVSILRRIDPCLPYLVQNPGREDSPSKACCDGVTTLSIMPNVKDECECIKASVMLTPVDLARFAALPSVCGTDLKIPTISGDMDCSQLNM; from the exons ATGTCTCACGTAACCAAGATCGTAGCCTTCTTGGTGATCGTACTCGTCTCCGAGTCCGCCATGGGTGCACCCGACTGTGTGTCAATCCTGAGGAGAATAGATCCTTGCCTTCCTTACCTGGTGCAGAACCCAGGCCGCGAGGACAGTCCATCCAAGGCTTGCTGCGACGGTGTCACAACACTGAGCATTATGCCTAACGTCAAGGATGAATGTGAGTGCATCAAGGCCTCAGTGATGTTGACTCCTGTTGATTTGGCTCGATTTGCTGCTCTCCCTAGTGTTTGCGGCACCGACTTGAAGATTCCGACCATCTCCGGCGACATGGATTGTTCACA GTTAAACATGTAG
- the LOC101310709 gene encoding RING-H2 finger protein ATL22-like, which translates to MAALEFLTLFLFFLPQISAKKCHELRCKTHDSPPVRFPFRLRDRQPPRCGYSSNFDLSCNQQKQTVLTLPSSSGDFTVESISYSDQSVWINDQNKCIPKRLLDNDFSLVGSPFQFEHGLKNYTFFNCSTEAPLVQNYTHEPITCLSSDNYKVIALLTSSLSSLPSLCNIISTALVPVVNYEWLDTDFGVRLTWGKPDCRSCELSGRVCGFKNASSLELDCSRQTYGFSGLSDATKFRLLVSVGVPGLVCITLIALYIFTLIRDRGRDRINEPLTELSSVSSTNIPQNHVVITGLDDLTLESYPKIQLGEKWEIPDPDDSTCPIWFDLSRNNQKQTILTLPSSGDFVVQNINYKEQIVTINNPENCLPKLFLDGNYYFNLTDSPFTFLTDIRNYTFLNCSTQDGTWAASIACLSDDYYKVLLVPTPRWPTSWFPCSIISTALVPIYSLQWRDLDDVLGIHLSWNEPDCRSCEAGGLRCEFQNATSSQVQCSVSSHTGLSGSAKYGIIIGVGIPGILCTLGIGLYVCDRVGRVRDGLLHQRQSITELSTAVDQQVEPAPLVIVGLDGRTIESYPNFQLDESLELPEPDDKTCSICLCEYQPKETIRIIPDCNHYFHASCIYEWLRKNPTCPLCRNPPEGLLKL; encoded by the exons ATGGCTGCCTTAGAATTCTTAACCTTGTTCCTCTTCTTCCTTCCTCAAATATCCGCTAAGAAATGCCATGAGTTGAGATGCAAGACTCATGACAGCCCACCGGTTCGATTCCCATTCCGGTTAAGAGACCGCCAACCACCACGTTGCGGATATTCCAGCAACTTTGATCTCTCATGCAACCAACAAAAACAAACCGTTCTCACTCTCCCATCATCTTCGGGGGACTTCACCGTCGAGAGCATCAGCTACAGCGACCAAAGCGTGTGGATCAACGACCAGAACAAGTGCATCCCCAAGAGGTTACTCGACAACGACTTCAGCCTTGTTGGCTCACCCTTCCAATTTGAGCATGGCCTGAAAAACTACACCTTCTTCAACTGCTCGACCGAAGCTCCGCTAGTACAGAATTATACACATGAACCTATCACTTGTCTCAGCAGTGACAACTACAAGGTCATTGCTTTGTTAACAAGTTCATTGAGTTCGCTTCCCTCTCTTTGCAACATAATTTCTACAGCTTTGGTCCCGGTCGTAAATTATGAGTGGCTTGACACAGACTTTGGTGTGAGGTTGACATGGGGCAAACCGGATTGTCGCTCTTGTGAATTGAGTGGTCGAGTTTGTGGGTTTAAGAATGCTTCCAGTTTGGAACTTGACTGCTCTAGGCAAACTTATG GGTTTTCAGGTCTCTCAGACGCTACAAAGTTCCGGTTATTAGTAAGCGTGGGAGTTCCAGGACTAGTGTGCATCACTTTGATCGCACTTTATATTTTCACCTTAATTAGGGACCGTGGTCGCGATCGCATCAACGAACCCCTCACAGAATTATCCAGTGTGAGTTCAACCAATATTCCACAGAATCATGTCGTTATAACAGGCCTTGATGATCTGACCCTTGAATCTTATCCAAAGATTCAACTTGGCGAGAAATGGGAAATCCCAGATCCTGATGACAGCACTTGCCCAATAT GGTTTGATCTCTCACGCAATAACCAAAAACAAACCATCCTCACTCTCCCATCTTCGGGGGACTTCGTTGTCCAAAACATCAACTACAAAGAACAAATTGTAACGATCAATAACCCCGAAAACTGCCTCCCAAAACTGTTCCTCGATGGTAACTACTACTTCAACCTTACAGATTCACCCTTCACATTCTTAACTGACATCAGAAACTACACCTTCCTCAACTGTTCGACTCAAGATGGAACGTGGGCTGCATCCATCGCTTGCCTCAGCGATGACTACTATAAGGTCCTTCTTGTGCCTACACCACGTTGGCCAACGTCATGGTTTCCTTGCTCTATCATCTCCACGGCTTTGGTTCCAATATATTCACTTCAGTGGAGAGATCTTGACGACGTCCTTGGTATTCATCTGTCATGGAACGAACCTGATTGTCGTTCTTGTGAAGCAGGAGGTCTGCGTTGTGAGTTTCAGAATGCTACAAGCTCGCAAGTTCAGTGCTCCGTTTCTTCACACACTG GTCTTTCAGGATCAGCGAAGTATGGAATTATCATAGGCGTTGGAATACCAGGGATATTGTGCACTCTTGGGATTGGTCTTTATGTTTGTGACAGGGTAGGGAGAGTGCGAGATGGACTACTCCACCAGCGGCAGTCCATCACAGAATTATCCACCGCAGTTGATCAACAAGTAGAACCAGCTCCCCTGGTTATAGTTGGGCTTGATGGTCGGACAATCGAGTCGTATCCCAATTTCCAACTAGATGAGAGCTTGGAGTTGCCCGAGCCTGATGATAAGACATGTTCCATATGTTTGTGTGAGTACCAACCCAAGGAAACAATACGAATCATACCAGACTGCAACCATTATTTTCATGCTAGTTGCATATACGAGTGGCTTAGAAAGAATCCGACGTGCCCTCTTTGCCGAAATCCGCCGGAGGGCTTGCTGAAATTATAA
- the LOC101311002 gene encoding putative RING-H2 finger protein ATL21A-like, translating to MANCFEIFTSLLFFSFLPHLASATCRLNCNSDGPPVRFPFWIVDHDSSHCGWLGFNLSCNNRKQTILNLPSSGDFILDNIDYYDQIITINDTNNCLIKRFLDGEMNLTPLPFSYLYDFTNYTFFNCSPEAKNLDQYPTLSCLSSDNYKVIVAPTNALLNADLVTSPPAISSSQVPSPFDPNCSVISTAMVPIEPKIYDPIPSEWEDINFGVQLRWDDPDCRYCTSVDQACGIVHTGITGSEVGCIPGSTRLAKIATVIGLVLSGVLWMVGLALRLTMTRTNSRQQSTTEMSILTIDEQLPVGVTGGLDQKTIDSYPKTQLGDSREFPSSGDNACPICLGEYQARETVRTIPECNHYFHANCVDKWLRRNPTCPLCRNPPEGERDKPLSD from the exons ATGGCTAATTGCTTCGAAATCTTCACCTCCTTACTCTTCTTCTCCTTCCTTCCACATCTAGCTTCCGCCACCTGCCGCCTCAACTGCAACTCCGACGGCCCACCTGTTCGATTCCCATTCTGGATAGTAGATCACGACTCCTCACACTGCGGGTGGCTAGGGTTTAATCTCTCATGCAACAACCGAAAGCAAACCATTCTGAATCTCCCATCTTCCGGGGATTTCATTCTCGACAACATTGACTACTATGACCAAATCATAACGATCAACGACACCAATAACTGCCTCATTAAGCGGTTCCTTGATGGTGAAATGAATCTCACGCCTTTACCCTTCTCCTACCTTTATGACTTTACAAACTACACATTCTTCAATTGCTCACCCGAAGCAAAAAACCTAGATCAATATCCAACCCTGTCTTGCCTCAGCAGTGACAACTACAAGGTCATTGTTGCGCCAACGAATGCTTTACTTAATGCAGACCTTGTTACTAGTCCACCTGCGATATCATCATCTCAGGTTCCGTCACCGTTTGATCCTAATTGCTCTGTGATTTCAACAGCTATGGTTCCAATAGAACCAAAGATTTATGATCCAATTCCATCCGAGTGGGAGGACATTAACTTTGGTGTTCAATTGCGGTGGGACGACCCTGATTGTCGGTATTGTACTTCGGTTGATCAAGCTTGTGGGATTGTTCATACGGGTATAACGGGTTCGGAAGTCGGGTGCATACCTG GCTCTACAAGACTTGCAAAGATTGCCACAGTGATAGGGTTGGTATTGTCAGGGGTATTGTGGATGGTTGGGCTTGCACTGAGACTGACAATGACAAGGACTAATAGTCGTCAACAGTCTACCACAGAGATGTCGATTTTAACGATTGATGAACAACTTCCGGTGGGCGTAACTGGTGGTCTTGATCAGAAAACGATTGATTCATATCCAAAGACTCAACTTGGTGACAGTCGGGAATTCCCCAGCTCCGGTGACAATGCCTGCCCTATATGTTTAGGAGAGTATCAGGCTAGGGAAACAGTAAGGACTATACCAGAATGCAACCACTATTTCCATGCTAATTGCGTAGACAAGTGGCTTAGAAGGAATCCGACTTGCCCACTTTGTCGAAATCCACCGGAGGGAGAACGGGATAAGCCATTGAGTGACTGA
- the LOC101311289 gene encoding putative RING-H2 finger protein ATL21A-like codes for MACLEIFTSLFFFSFLPHLAATTCRGKCSSDGPAVRFPFWIVDYHSSHCGRLGFSLSCSNQKQTILTLPSSRDFIFDRIKYLDRTLTINDTKNCLIKRFLDDEMDLMPSPFSYLYDFANYTFFNCSPNAKKLDWYPTLSCLSSDNYKVIALPTNPLLRADPVTTPSATLSSSQAPSPFDPNCSVISTARVPIEPKNYDPEPPNPSEWENINLGVQLKWDEPDCRHCDE; via the coding sequence ATGGCTTGCTTGGAAATCTTCACCTCCTTATTCTTCTTCTCCTTCCTTCCACACCTAGCAGCCACCACATGCCGCGGTAAATGCAGTTCCGACGGCCCAGCTGTTCGATTTCCATTCTGGATAGTAGATTACCACTCCTCGCATTGCGGGCGGCTAGGGTTTAGTCTCTCATGCAGCAACCAAAAGCAAACCATTCTTACTCTCCCAAGTTCCAGGGATTTCATTTTCGACAGGATCAAGTACTTGGACAGAACCCTAACGATCAACGACACCAAAAACTGCCTCATTAAGCGATTTCTTGACGATGAAATGGATCTCATGCCTTCACCCTTCTCCTACCTTTATGACTTTGCAAACTACACATTCTTCAATTGCTCGCCCAATGCAAAAAAGCTAGATTGGTATCCAACCCTGTCTTGCCTCAGCAGTGACAACTACAAGGTCATTGCCCTGCCAACGAATCCTTTACTTCGTGCTGACCCTGTTACTACTCCATCTGCGACGTTGTCATCATCGCAGGCTCCATCACCTTTTGATCCTAACTGTTCTGTGATTTCAACAGCTAGGGTTCCAATAGAACCAAAGAATTATGATCCAGAACCACCAAATCCATCCGAGTGGGAGAACATTAACTTGGGTGTTCAGTTAAAGTGGGACGAGCCTGATTGTCGTCATTGTGATGAGTGA